The following proteins come from a genomic window of Myroides odoratus DSM 2801:
- a CDS encoding S9 family peptidase, which yields MKKIHLLALAILSSHVLFAQRNLTMQEATLGQYTSFAPEKLTQPSWKSSNALTHLNTKRDSMFIRTSSVQWESSFLLTAADLNQAIGQSITEAQFKVASFPSDLRWKSDVTMNFSILDTEGKFRWLLQYNTQDKKVEVLQKVPAKGQEHIVSRNYDYVAWLQDNNIVISDKKGQQIAVTQDTDAAIVNGSSNTHRNEFGINKGMWWSPKQEQLLYYRNDQSQVTDYPLVQWNSRVAENKNIKYPMAGMANERVSLVIFDVYTNAKVTLQTGDADQFLTMVTWDPSGNYVYVGVLNREQNHLKVNKYNAATGAFEGTLFEEKSTTYTEPSQGLIFNPADSKSFLYLSERGGYRQLYLYSTEGKLIQALGHASVIVEEVLGFDKEGKNLYYTGITNQGLDRQLFKVNLKKAKTEQLTTRTGTHDIVFNQDKTLFVDSFNSIEVPTTVSIVQASNQKEVELLTAKDPYQGVIDMPKMELVTLTAADGKTPLNARVIYPTNFDATKTYPVMVYVYGGPHAQLITNTWLGGSSLFFQYMAQQGYLVFTVDNRGSFNRGRDFEHVIHRQLGQNEMADQMQGVKYLQSLPYVDQEKIGVYGWSFGGFMTTTLSVTHPSIFKVGVAGGPVMDWKMYEIMYGERYMDTPQENPEGYERTSLLNKATQLDNKLLIIHGAQDPVVVQQHSMLFIEACIKANKQVDYFLYPTHEHNVRGLDRVHLNTKIAQYFFDHLAKPRN from the coding sequence ATGAAAAAAATACATTTACTTGCTCTAGCTATACTTTCAAGCCATGTTCTCTTTGCTCAACGCAATTTGACTATGCAAGAAGCAACTTTAGGGCAGTATACTTCTTTTGCACCTGAAAAACTTACTCAACCGAGTTGGAAGTCGTCTAATGCTTTGACGCATTTGAATACCAAGCGAGACAGTATGTTTATCCGCACGTCATCCGTACAATGGGAATCTTCTTTTTTACTTACAGCAGCAGACCTCAATCAAGCAATTGGTCAATCAATTACAGAGGCTCAATTTAAAGTAGCTTCTTTTCCTTCTGATCTGCGTTGGAAAAGCGATGTAACGATGAATTTCTCTATTTTAGATACAGAGGGAAAATTCAGATGGTTATTGCAATACAACACACAGGATAAAAAAGTAGAAGTTCTGCAAAAAGTACCTGCAAAAGGCCAGGAACATATTGTATCCAGAAACTATGATTACGTTGCTTGGTTGCAAGACAACAATATTGTAATTAGCGATAAAAAAGGACAACAAATAGCGGTTACTCAAGATACAGATGCTGCTATTGTTAATGGTAGTTCCAATACACACCGCAATGAGTTTGGCATCAACAAAGGAATGTGGTGGAGTCCCAAACAAGAGCAATTATTATACTATAGAAATGACCAGTCTCAGGTAACTGATTACCCGTTGGTACAGTGGAATTCTAGAGTAGCTGAAAATAAAAACATCAAATACCCTATGGCAGGCATGGCGAATGAACGTGTTTCCTTGGTTATTTTTGATGTCTATACCAATGCTAAAGTTACGTTACAAACAGGAGATGCAGATCAATTTTTAACGATGGTTACTTGGGATCCTTCTGGAAACTATGTGTACGTTGGGGTATTAAACCGCGAGCAAAATCACCTGAAAGTAAATAAGTACAATGCAGCAACAGGTGCATTTGAAGGAACGTTATTTGAAGAAAAATCGACTACCTATACTGAACCTTCTCAAGGTTTAATTTTCAATCCAGCAGATAGCAAATCATTCCTTTATTTATCTGAAAGAGGAGGCTACCGTCAACTGTATTTATATTCAACGGAAGGTAAACTCATCCAAGCCTTAGGTCATGCTTCAGTTATTGTAGAGGAAGTTCTAGGCTTTGATAAAGAAGGAAAAAACCTGTACTATACAGGAATCACCAATCAAGGATTAGATAGACAGTTGTTTAAAGTAAACCTTAAAAAAGCAAAAACAGAACAGCTGACCACTCGTACAGGAACACATGACATTGTATTCAACCAAGATAAAACCTTATTCGTAGATTCTTTTAACAGCATTGAGGTACCTACAACTGTTTCTATTGTACAAGCATCAAATCAAAAAGAAGTGGAGCTCTTAACGGCTAAGGATCCTTACCAAGGAGTGATTGACATGCCTAAGATGGAATTGGTTACCCTTACTGCAGCTGATGGAAAAACACCATTAAATGCGCGTGTGATCTATCCTACTAATTTTGATGCTACGAAAACTTACCCTGTTATGGTGTATGTATACGGAGGACCGCATGCTCAGTTAATTACGAATACTTGGTTGGGTGGTTCTTCTTTATTCTTCCAATACATGGCCCAACAAGGTTATCTTGTTTTTACGGTTGACAATAGAGGAAGTTTCAATAGAGGAAGAGATTTCGAGCATGTAATTCACCGTCAACTGGGACAAAATGAAATGGCAGATCAAATGCAAGGGGTTAAGTATTTACAGTCCCTTCCGTATGTTGATCAAGAAAAAATCGGCGTTTACGGTTGGAGTTTTGGTGGGTTTATGACCACAACGTTGTCCGTTACACATCCTTCAATTTTTAAAGTTGGTGTTGCAGGTGGTCCTGTAATGGATTGGAAAATGTACGAAATCATGTATGGTGAACGTTACATGGATACCCCACAAGAAAACCCAGAAGGCTATGAGCGCACCAGTTTATTAAACAAAGCGACGCAATTAGATAATAAATTATTGATTATTCACGGCGCACAAGATCCTGTTGTTGTACAGCAGCACTCGATGCTATTCATTGAAGCTTGTATCAAAGCAAATAAGCAAGTAGATTACTTCTTGTACCCTACACACGAACACAATGTACGTGGACTTGATCGCGTTCACTTGAATACGAAAATCGCACAATACTTCTTTGATCACTTGGCTAAGCCTAGAAACTAA
- a CDS encoding choice-of-anchor J domain-containing protein produces MAKRKQLLKGVLLALLVIPAFVLASPKIKVWMEDRGMHWFETSGILNVLGGNDETILLFDDPTTCTVITTLPFVETFASDSPTKECWTVLDENEDEATWDLDYDSNPYVGDAVAVLYTDYNDGDNDDWLISPKIQLNGNQRLRYFYRVQSQGEPNDFRVMLSTSGTAPANFTRELVPLNQYSNIEYREEIVYLADENGALYTGDVHIAWHVPPGGLDGWRLYIDNVIVEDIPACPTPSGIAVSNRTVDSAQINWTAGYQEEEWEVAVQVAGMGEPTSGVEVQAATYNATQLISNTVYEVYVRAKCTDNEFSDWVGPVNFSTQMVPAALPFIDDFEGTNNFIFLGNKVNKWVVGTAVNNGGTHAMYISDDEGVSHHYETEDEDWESTVAHAYKDFTIDADVNELQLTFDWLCMGDSEFWPSDYFKVWVVPTDYVLVANEEIDEDEDGVVQIGQSNYYWNNTFRNELIFFDGTPYAGSTMRLVFEWENDAFGGTQPPAAIDNVNLSKVLCSRPQDLTVNAVTRTSFTVGWTPATGIDNYEFLLRTNPLPLALDTDVATHSATGNTYTFANLTTGSFYYVWMRTACDATTKSKWIGPIAVNIPNMTAQALPYNESFEEDVYFQTTQNDFHQWVAGNAVSAYGTRSLYVTNNSGVRNTYNVNEETVIHAFKDFIIPANTQQLDISFVWRAMGDFDVRWDDEPSDFMKVWMVPASFTPTADAPITPAANRIEVDPTALFVNANQFRVQRNVVDVTAFAGQNMRLVFEWIQNSYSGTQPPAAVDNIVVKPYTCQDVTDLNALLIENTNNFEITWTPGPGQTKWEVFIIENGEPYPTESDTGIIVEGDPSYIVEDVPEETFYKVFVRPICSDTEKGWWTGPKDYSIFHPPGCAGITLDDIELNISADGEYIICSDDPYTLDLKANYYDIKATTDYVVESIDYAPPFPFFGGDAVDLTEDDEWSDIIDLGFDFCFYGNSYNKVLISTNGALTFSIAGEVENGLYEPLDRCAWSFEEELPFASEGLNAPFRNAIFGVMQDLFPDTSPDDYSVNYQIIGSYPCRALVFNVYHLGLFNVPYDQNDIEGSTQTSQIVLYEITNIVEIYVKNRPVLPAADFRHNDANGILGMQNADGTLAHVPPGRNTGDWTAQNEAWRFTPNGESIASFEWLKDGEVLTTDTDITVTIEESTTYTGRIKYEHCNGEEMVIEKSFKFLKEPMILGTPKTVFDCAKKPGSTYTYNLDENIPNVLQQLNVDDFTIEYYATEAEAENGENQLETLHTTTDPLAETIFMKVTNNITECSKTISFKLGINTQLGATKVKDIFVCKEIILPALAEGEAYYTAPYGAGTRYNAGDRYDVVGINTLYVYHEDEKQCYGESNFKIEILPEVFAPVLESKVLTCEVFTLPELPADSKYYTGEGETGIELFEGYEVIVPMTIYIVTRNGNKTVYCYDESSFTIDFEDCPLPKGFSPNGDGINDSFDLTEYGVAKIQVFNRNGVEVYSHGLGYKNEWMGQDKSGNKLPSGTYYYVIVSHGKLKTGWVQLNY; encoded by the coding sequence ATGGCAAAAAGAAAGCAATTACTTAAGGGAGTGCTACTCGCTCTCTTAGTAATACCTGCATTTGTTTTAGCCTCACCAAAGATTAAAGTTTGGATGGAGGATAGAGGAATGCATTGGTTTGAAACGAGTGGTATCTTAAATGTACTAGGAGGAAACGATGAAACAATCTTATTATTTGATGATCCTACTACTTGTACTGTTATCACTACTCTTCCCTTTGTTGAAACCTTTGCTTCCGACTCTCCGACAAAAGAGTGTTGGACAGTCTTAGATGAGAATGAAGACGAGGCAACATGGGATTTGGATTACGACAGTAACCCTTATGTTGGGGACGCAGTAGCTGTGTTATATACAGATTATAACGATGGAGATAATGATGATTGGTTAATTTCTCCAAAAATTCAGCTGAACGGCAATCAACGCTTGCGTTATTTCTATCGTGTTCAGTCTCAGGGTGAACCCAATGATTTTAGAGTGATGCTGTCAACAAGTGGAACCGCACCCGCTAATTTTACACGTGAATTAGTCCCGCTGAATCAATACTCTAATATAGAGTACCGAGAAGAAATCGTGTATTTAGCAGATGAAAATGGTGCACTTTATACAGGAGATGTTCATATTGCGTGGCACGTACCACCAGGAGGATTAGATGGATGGCGTTTATATATTGACAATGTTATTGTGGAAGATATTCCGGCTTGTCCTACGCCGAGCGGAATAGCAGTTTCTAATCGAACGGTAGATAGCGCGCAAATCAACTGGACGGCGGGGTATCAAGAAGAAGAGTGGGAAGTGGCTGTACAAGTAGCTGGTATGGGTGAGCCTACTTCAGGTGTAGAAGTACAAGCCGCTACTTATAACGCAACGCAGCTTATATCGAATACAGTATACGAAGTATATGTTCGAGCGAAATGTACAGATAATGAGTTTTCTGATTGGGTTGGACCAGTGAATTTCAGTACTCAAATGGTTCCAGCTGCACTGCCTTTTATAGATGATTTCGAAGGAACAAATAACTTTATATTCCTTGGGAATAAAGTGAATAAATGGGTCGTTGGTACTGCTGTAAATAACGGCGGAACGCACGCCATGTACATCAGCGATGATGAAGGGGTCTCACATCATTATGAAACAGAGGATGAAGATTGGGAATCAACGGTTGCACATGCGTATAAAGATTTTACTATTGATGCAGATGTCAATGAATTACAACTAACCTTTGATTGGCTCTGTATGGGAGACAGTGAGTTTTGGCCTAGTGATTATTTTAAAGTTTGGGTGGTTCCTACTGATTATGTACTGGTGGCCAATGAAGAAATTGACGAAGATGAGGATGGAGTGGTTCAAATTGGACAGTCCAATTATTATTGGAATAATACCTTTCGCAATGAATTAATCTTCTTTGATGGAACGCCTTATGCAGGCAGTACAATGCGCTTGGTTTTTGAATGGGAAAACGATGCTTTTGGCGGTACACAACCTCCTGCTGCTATTGATAATGTCAATTTGAGCAAAGTGCTTTGTAGTAGACCTCAAGACTTAACAGTAAATGCAGTTACTAGAACAAGCTTTACTGTTGGTTGGACACCTGCAACTGGCATAGATAACTACGAGTTTTTATTGAGAACAAATCCATTGCCATTAGCTTTGGATACTGACGTAGCTACACATAGCGCTACTGGAAATACCTATACATTTGCCAATCTTACTACGGGTTCTTTTTATTATGTGTGGATGAGAACGGCTTGTGATGCAACAACCAAGAGTAAATGGATTGGGCCTATTGCGGTTAATATCCCCAATATGACAGCTCAAGCGCTACCATACAACGAGTCTTTTGAAGAAGATGTCTATTTTCAAACGACTCAAAACGATTTTCATCAGTGGGTAGCTGGAAATGCAGTAAGTGCATACGGAACTCGTTCTTTGTACGTAACGAATAACAGTGGAGTTAGGAATACCTACAACGTGAACGAGGAAACGGTAATTCATGCATTTAAAGACTTTATTATTCCTGCAAATACACAGCAACTCGATATTTCTTTTGTCTGGCGAGCAATGGGTGACTTTGACGTGAGATGGGATGATGAACCAAGTGATTTTATGAAGGTCTGGATGGTGCCGGCCTCATTTACACCAACAGCAGATGCACCAATCACCCCAGCTGCTAATCGCATAGAGGTTGATCCAACGGCCTTGTTTGTTAATGCGAATCAATTTAGAGTTCAGCGAAATGTGGTCGACGTAACAGCTTTTGCGGGTCAAAATATGCGCCTTGTTTTTGAATGGATACAAAATTCATATTCAGGAACTCAACCACCTGCAGCTGTAGATAACATAGTAGTTAAGCCTTATACATGTCAAGATGTGACAGATTTGAATGCTCTGTTGATTGAAAATACAAATAATTTTGAGATAACGTGGACTCCTGGACCGGGGCAAACCAAATGGGAGGTTTTTATTATCGAAAATGGAGAGCCGTATCCAACGGAATCGGATACAGGGATTATAGTAGAAGGAGATCCTTCTTATATCGTAGAGGATGTGCCGGAAGAGACGTTCTATAAAGTGTTCGTTCGTCCTATTTGTTCAGATACGGAAAAAGGTTGGTGGACAGGACCTAAAGATTATTCTATCTTTCACCCCCCTGGATGTGCAGGGATTACCTTAGATGATATTGAATTGAATATTTCGGCAGATGGTGAGTATATCATCTGTTCCGATGATCCGTATACCTTGGACTTAAAAGCAAATTATTACGATATCAAAGCAACGACAGATTATGTGGTTGAATCGATTGACTACGCACCACCATTCCCATTCTTTGGTGGTGATGCAGTAGATTTAACTGAAGATGATGAATGGTCAGATATTATCGATTTAGGGTTTGATTTCTGTTTTTATGGCAATAGTTACAACAAAGTGCTAATTTCAACTAATGGGGCTCTTACATTTAGTATTGCAGGAGAGGTAGAAAATGGCTTGTATGAACCGTTGGATCGATGTGCATGGAGTTTTGAAGAAGAATTACCTTTCGCAAGTGAAGGTTTAAATGCTCCTTTTAGAAATGCTATATTTGGAGTGATGCAGGATTTGTTTCCAGATACTTCACCTGATGATTATTCGGTAAATTATCAAATTATTGGTTCTTATCCATGTAGAGCCTTAGTTTTTAATGTATATCATTTAGGATTATTTAATGTTCCATATGATCAGAATGATATTGAAGGAAGTACACAGACATCACAAATTGTGTTGTATGAAATAACAAATATTGTTGAGATTTATGTTAAAAATAGACCAGTTTTACCAGCGGCGGATTTTAGACATAATGATGCAAATGGAATTTTAGGGATGCAAAATGCAGATGGTACTTTAGCGCATGTTCCTCCAGGAAGAAATACAGGGGATTGGACAGCACAAAATGAAGCATGGCGCTTTACGCCAAACGGAGAATCCATTGCTAGTTTTGAGTGGTTGAAAGACGGAGAGGTACTTACTACAGATACAGATATTACCGTAACGATTGAAGAGTCTACAACGTATACCGGAAGAATTAAGTATGAACACTGTAATGGTGAAGAGATGGTCATCGAAAAAAGCTTTAAGTTTTTGAAAGAACCAATGATTCTAGGAACACCAAAAACAGTATTTGATTGTGCGAAAAAACCAGGTAGTACGTATACGTATAATTTGGATGAAAATATTCCAAATGTACTGCAGCAGTTAAATGTAGATGACTTTACAATTGAATATTATGCCACAGAAGCAGAGGCTGAAAATGGAGAAAATCAGTTGGAAACGCTACATACAACTACGGATCCATTGGCAGAAACCATCTTTATGAAGGTTACCAACAACATTACGGAATGTTCTAAAACAATAAGTTTTAAATTGGGCATTAATACTCAGTTAGGAGCAACGAAAGTAAAAGATATTTTCGTTTGTAAAGAGATAATACTCCCAGCATTAGCCGAAGGAGAAGCGTATTATACAGCACCGTATGGAGCGGGTACCCGATACAATGCAGGGGATCGATACGATGTGGTAGGAATCAACACTCTTTATGTCTATCACGAAGACGAGAAACAATGTTATGGGGAATCGAATTTTAAAATAGAGATTTTACCAGAGGTGTTTGCTCCGGTATTGGAAAGTAAGGTGCTTACATGTGAGGTGTTTACTCTACCAGAACTTCCTGCGGATAGCAAATATTACACCGGAGAAGGAGAAACTGGAATAGAGCTTTTTGAAGGTTATGAGGTCATTGTACCGATGACTATTTATATTGTAACACGAAACGGAAATAAAACGGTGTACTGTTATGATGAGAGTAGCTTTACCATTGATTTTGAAGATTGTCCTTTACCTAAAGGCTTCTCACCAAATGGAGATGGAATCAATGATTCCTTTGATTTAACGGAGTATGGCGTAGCCAAAATACAAGTGTTTAATCGAAATGGAGTAGAGGTATATAGCCATGGTTTAGGATATAAAAATGAATGGATGGGACAAGATAAATCAGGAAATAAATTACCTTCTGGTACGTACTATTACGTGATTGTATCCCATGGTAAATTAAAAACAGGCTGGGTACAGTTGAATTATTAA
- a CDS encoding amino acid permease, whose protein sequence is MTEEHNDNAGVQRKLKARHLTMIAIGGCIGTGLFMASGEAIHQAGPGGAVLAYIAIGVMVYFLMTSLGEMATYLPVSGSFSTYASRFVDPSLGYALGWNYWFNWVITVAVDVSIAALVISYWEPLSFLPPWAWSLLFFGIILGLNTLSVKAYGESEYWFAFIKVITVIVFLGVGLLTIFGILGGEYIGFKNFTIGDAPFIGDGFSGKFLTVLGVFLIAGFSFQGTELIGITAGESENPEKNIPKAIKQVFWRILIFYILSIFVIGLIIPYTSPELLGADITEIAKSPFTLVFEKAHWAFAAALMNAVILTSILSAGNSGMYASTRMLYAMGKDGMAHRSFGRTNKNGVPILSLLATALVVLLIFIIQSITPKAVDFILAASGLTGFIAWLGIAISHYRFRRAYVAQGHNPKQLVYRAKLFPFGPIFAFILCLCVIIGQDSKMIFEGIVDWHGIFITYMGIPFFLFFYFYHKLKYKTKLIPLKEVDLKR, encoded by the coding sequence ATGACGGAAGAACACAACGATAATGCTGGCGTACAACGCAAACTCAAAGCTCGACACTTAACCATGATTGCCATAGGCGGTTGTATTGGAACTGGTTTATTTATGGCCAGTGGTGAAGCCATTCATCAAGCAGGGCCTGGAGGCGCGGTATTAGCCTATATTGCTATTGGTGTAATGGTGTATTTTTTAATGACCTCCTTAGGTGAAATGGCTACCTATTTACCTGTATCTGGATCATTTAGCACCTATGCTTCTCGATTTGTGGATCCTTCACTTGGGTATGCTTTGGGTTGGAATTACTGGTTCAATTGGGTTATTACTGTAGCCGTTGATGTTTCGATTGCTGCCCTAGTTATTTCGTATTGGGAACCTTTGAGTTTCCTTCCTCCTTGGGCTTGGAGTTTACTATTCTTTGGAATTATATTAGGGTTAAATACCTTATCTGTAAAGGCATATGGAGAATCTGAATATTGGTTTGCCTTTATTAAAGTTATTACAGTTATTGTCTTTTTAGGGGTTGGTTTATTGACCATCTTCGGTATTTTAGGAGGCGAATACATTGGTTTTAAAAACTTCACTATTGGAGATGCTCCTTTTATAGGGGATGGATTTTCAGGTAAGTTTCTTACTGTTTTAGGAGTATTCCTTATTGCGGGATTCTCTTTTCAGGGGACAGAACTCATCGGAATCACAGCTGGAGAGTCTGAGAATCCTGAGAAAAATATTCCCAAAGCCATCAAGCAGGTCTTTTGGCGTATTCTTATCTTTTATATCCTTTCTATTTTTGTGATTGGATTGATTATCCCTTATACTAGTCCGGAGCTTCTAGGTGCTGACATCACGGAAATAGCCAAATCCCCTTTCACCTTAGTTTTTGAAAAGGCGCATTGGGCATTTGCTGCCGCTTTGATGAATGCGGTCATCTTAACCTCTATTCTCTCTGCGGGTAATTCAGGTATGTACGCTTCTACTCGTATGTTATATGCAATGGGAAAAGATGGAATGGCTCATCGTTCATTTGGTAGGACCAATAAAAATGGAGTTCCTATTCTATCCTTGTTAGCCACTGCTTTAGTGGTATTGCTTATTTTTATCATTCAATCCATCACGCCAAAAGCCGTTGATTTTATCTTAGCAGCTTCTGGTTTAACTGGTTTTATTGCTTGGTTGGGTATTGCCATTAGTCACTACCGCTTTAGACGTGCGTATGTTGCACAAGGTCACAATCCTAAACAATTGGTGTACCGCGCAAAACTGTTCCCCTTTGGCCCTATCTTTGCCTTTATCCTTTGTTTATGTGTGATTATTGGTCAAGATAGTAAAATGATTTTTGAAGGAATCGTCGATTGGCATGGGATTTTTATCACCTATATGGGTATTCCTTTTTTCTTATTCTTCTACTTTTATCATAAGTTGAAATACAAAACGAAACTCATTCCACTGAAAGAAGTGGATTTGAAGCGATAG
- a CDS encoding MarR family winged helix-turn-helix transcriptional regulator, translating to MNHKLLLEFMHLLFEFEKETEGGLLPTYAQTIDGFKKWIRETKEESIPSEALESTARKLTTEQQITLALFKMANYSKMYWRSLLADGSLTNQDNWIVLLNLSIHGEMTKMELIRRSTQEKPTGMQIINRLIQLEFVLQKDSEVDKRSKIIEITPTGQRELLIQMSEIQRVSSLVTGDLRPSEKQQSLYLLNKLMDFHEDVFKENKTKAELLHLAFQQK from the coding sequence ATGAACCACAAATTATTACTTGAATTTATGCACCTTCTTTTCGAATTTGAAAAGGAAACTGAGGGAGGTTTATTGCCAACCTATGCTCAAACAATCGATGGATTTAAGAAGTGGATTCGCGAAACAAAAGAAGAATCGATTCCAAGCGAGGCTTTAGAATCTACAGCTAGAAAGCTAACAACAGAACAACAGATTACATTAGCCTTATTTAAAATGGCCAATTACAGTAAAATGTATTGGCGCTCCTTGTTGGCGGATGGATCTCTAACAAACCAAGATAATTGGATTGTTTTATTGAATTTGTCGATACATGGTGAAATGACAAAAATGGAATTAATTCGCAGAAGTACACAAGAGAAGCCTACTGGGATGCAAATCATCAACCGCTTGATTCAATTAGAATTTGTACTTCAGAAGGATTCGGAAGTAGATAAAAGAAGTAAAATTATAGAAATTACTCCAACAGGACAACGAGAATTACTAATTCAAATGAGTGAAATTCAGCGTGTTTCCTCATTAGTTACGGGAGATTTACGTCCGAGTGAAAAACAACAGTCGCTTTATCTTTTAAACAAGTTGATGGATTTTCACGAAGATGTATTTAAGGAAAATAAAACAAAAGCTGAATTGCTTCATCTTGCCTTTCAACAGAAATAG
- a CDS encoding helix-turn-helix domain-containing protein — protein sequence MNFRIIFCILITTTASQAQNNTFDSLYQQMSKVSSTSTPQTALSHLIKLEKASTTSEEQIEVYLLRASLLRQYGNRDRAIVTLKQADSLAARYKHPNLQARIQGALSTLYRENGIETLGKLSLIKAKYWSRAIRNPIELSILKGNLMQEQAYYHMNAALYTDAIKSLLEGRKEFEKIEDAKLRFFHLASTDQLIGENYIRLKDTPKAIDVLGNALDELKDSAYPESPLKGFIYNSLGMAHLIGQDYETSFSLLMKAQQVGEQADFLELKKQVLASLKEHAKQIGDNKQYVFYNEKYMQLIEQQLDVQMKIADFLVGSYYEKEGETKDAYKKYVLYSLSIGSGMLVFISLFYYRRRKYSKENESNSRMPAPVIAPVVAPNEVVHKTIDTTPVDHGYIAKETEELILQGIQLFEARKEFLKHEISLSKLASQIGVNHRYLSYVIKHHKQQDFSSYINTLRIDYIVMLLQENPETLKYKISYLADLCGFASHSRFTITFKRIKGISPSSFIEQIKDKN from the coding sequence ATGAACTTTAGAATAATATTTTGTATTCTGATTACTACGACGGCTAGCCAAGCTCAAAATAACACCTTCGACAGCCTTTATCAGCAGATGTCGAAGGTGTCTTCCACATCTACTCCTCAAACTGCCTTATCGCATCTAATTAAGCTCGAAAAAGCCTCTACGACTAGTGAAGAACAAATAGAAGTTTATCTGTTACGCGCATCCTTGTTGCGGCAATACGGCAATAGAGACCGCGCAATCGTCACATTAAAACAAGCCGATAGCTTAGCTGCGAGATATAAACATCCGAATTTACAAGCGCGAATACAAGGTGCTTTGTCAACCTTGTATCGTGAAAATGGTATTGAAACTTTAGGTAAGTTGTCGTTAATCAAAGCGAAATATTGGAGTAGGGCAATTCGCAATCCAATCGAACTGAGTATTTTGAAAGGCAATTTGATGCAAGAACAAGCGTATTATCACATGAATGCAGCATTGTATACTGATGCAATTAAAAGCTTGTTAGAAGGAAGAAAGGAATTTGAAAAAATAGAAGACGCTAAATTGCGTTTTTTCCATTTGGCGAGTACTGATCAGTTAATAGGAGAAAATTATATTCGCTTAAAAGATACTCCAAAAGCAATTGATGTACTTGGTAATGCTCTAGACGAGTTGAAAGACTCGGCTTATCCAGAAAGTCCCTTAAAAGGCTTTATTTACAATAGTTTAGGGATGGCGCATTTAATTGGACAAGATTATGAAACATCGTTTTCGCTTTTGATGAAAGCGCAACAAGTGGGAGAACAAGCCGACTTTTTAGAACTAAAAAAGCAAGTACTCGCTTCTTTAAAAGAGCATGCCAAACAGATAGGAGATAACAAACAGTATGTCTTTTATAATGAGAAATACATGCAGTTAATTGAACAACAATTGGACGTGCAAATGAAAATTGCCGATTTCCTAGTGGGTTCGTATTATGAAAAAGAAGGCGAGACGAAGGATGCGTATAAAAAATATGTGCTATATAGCTTGTCTATAGGAAGTGGTATGCTTGTTTTTATTTCTTTGTTTTATTATCGTAGAAGAAAATACAGCAAAGAAAATGAAAGTAATTCCCGTATGCCAGCTCCAGTTATTGCCCCCGTTGTTGCGCCAAACGAAGTGGTGCACAAAACAATAGATACCACCCCCGTGGATCACGGTTATATTGCAAAAGAAACGGAAGAATTAATTCTGCAAGGGATTCAACTATTCGAAGCGAGGAAGGAGTTTTTAAAGCATGAAATTTCTTTGAGTAAACTTGCAAGTCAAATCGGTGTGAATCACCGGTATTTATCGTATGTCATTAAGCACCATAAACAACAGGACTTTTCGAGTTATATCAATACCTTGCGCATTGATTATATTGTCATGTTGTTGCAAGAGAATCCTGAAACCCTGAAATACAAAATTAGCTATTTAGCTGATTTGTGTGGATTCGCCTCTCATAGTCGCTTTACGATTACCTTCAAGCGTATTAAGGGGATTTCCCCTTCCTCTTTTATTGAGCAAATCAAAGACAAAAACTAA